Within the Alteromonas sp. M12 genome, the region TATTCCTTAATTGACTCAAAGCAGTATTTACCCAACGCATTTTCTAATTCAGCTAAATTGTGATTGGTAATCAATATACAATTTTTGTTATTCACCAATCGTTGTCGCAGCAAGTTACCTAGCCAGCTTTGAGTATTCTTTTTAAGCATGGTTTCGTTAACGCATACTTCATCCAGGATTAATAAATCCACATCCAACAATTCTTTTTGTATTTCTCTAAATTGTTCGGCAACGTTATCTGTAGCATTGTAATCATATGAAAAGAAGCGCATCTCAAGCAGACTTGAAAGTTGTCTATACAATACTGATATTTCATATTGGTCGATTAGCTGGTGGGCAATCGCACCGGCAATATGCGATTTTCCGCGGCCATAATCACCATAAAATATCATCATATGTGAGCCGCTTGAACGCCATATTGGATCATCGTGGGCAGCAATAAATGACTGAGCAATACTCACCGCTTCAATTACGTCATCGCTATCTTCTATCAGTGTTTGGAAGTTCCATTTTGGATTGAGATCTGAGCGCCCGTGGATTTCTTGAATACGTCTTAGTTTTGCTTCTTGCTGCATTTTCTTGACGTCTTCGTTGGCTAAACGCTCGTATTGCGCTCGCACCTCTTTGTAGTCAGTATAGGTATCAGGAACATTGGTTTTACCCAAAGCTTTAGCTAATTGATCTAATTTTTGTTTGATACTGTCCACGTATTTTTGCTCTTTTATGGTTGTTTTTTTACTGTGCTATTTCTTACTATACTTAGCGACAAGTTGTTTAGCGTTATCATCAGCTTCAACACCTGCTTTAGGAGTAACCCACTGATTTCCCACCTTCTGAACATTTTTAACGCCACTTGCTAAGCGTCTTTGCTTAATTTGAAAGACAAATTTCTGGGTCCATTGGTATTGACTAAATTGTAGTTCAGGTCGACCCATCCAATAGGCAATAAATTCACCCAGTTCATGTTGGCTGTAGTCTTTGTCAATAATCCCTACCAAAGAAGCTAAATCTTCAAAGGCAGTTTGATGTGGTTTCCATGTTGCCGTCATCCCACTCCATTGTAAATGAAGGCTAGGGTAGTCGTCTTGTTTAATATTCAGTAGTGGTAAACGGACCCGTTGTTGGTTGAAGCTTTTGTCTAAAGAGGCGTCAGGTTCTATTTCTACCAGTTGTTGTTTAACGAGCTCTTTAATCAGCCCATTGATTTGTCTTCCCAAGGTAAATTCTTTGGTTTTACTATTTAACAGTGCAATTAACTGCTTGTAATTTAACGGTGCGGTTAGTCCTGTTTGTTCATCAGCAATAGGTCGCAGGCCAAGCAAATACAGCACTCTAGCATCATTGCTAAGTTCTTGTGTGAGAGCGGCTTGTTCCGATGAATTCATAATCAGTAAGTTAGTTTTGTTGTAAGTAAGACGTTAGCCATTCAACGGCGGCTTCTTCAGGAATTGGGTGGTTTAGTACATCAATATGAAAAGCGGGGGATAGTAGTGTCGCCCCCGAATTGTGTAATAACTCCTGCATTGTTTTTGCACCATAACAATAGGTGTCGTAACTGCTATCACCTAAACCAACGACTAAAAACTGTACATTATCTAATGAGTGATTTTTAATTTGCTTGGCGAATGCTTGGATATTATCGGGTAATTCACCAGCCCCATGGGTACTGGTACAAATCAACCATTTTCCTTCGTTGGGTATCTCTTCAATATTAGGTTCTAAGTGAATGTTTGCACTGTGTCCATTGGCTTCCAATGTTTCTTGCAAGGCATCGGCTACATATTCGCTTGCCCCTAACATAGTGCCTACAATGATTTCATAATTTGCCATGTTGTTGACCTTTATTTACCGATACAAAATGAAGAAAATATGCGTCCGAGTAAATCGTCTGAACTGAATTCACCGGTGATCTCATTTAATGCTTGCTGGGTTAAACGCAATTCTTCTGCCAAAATCTCTCCGGCAATATGTTCATGCAGTTGTTGTTGTCCAATATCTAAGTGTTCTGCTGCTCGATCTATGGCATCTAAGTGTCTTCGTCTGGCAATGAATTGGCCCTCAGAACTTTGGTCAAAACCCATACATTCTTTAAGGTGTTCAGCTAAGGCTTCAACACCTTGATTTAGACTTGCTGATAGACGGTAGACTGGTGTGTCACCGTGTTGTTCAAATCCCACTGACTCACCGGATAAATCGACCTTATTTCGAACCAAGGTCAGGCCAATATTAGCGGGCAATTTTTGCATAAATTCAGGCCAGATTTTATGCGGATCATTTTCCGCACTTTCACAGCTATCTAGCATGAATAAAACTCTGTCTGCTTTTTGTATTTCTTGCCAAGCTCGTTGGATGCCGATTTGCTCTACTTTGTCTGAGCTCTCTCTAAGCCCCGCAGTATCAATGATATGCAGTGGCATGCCATCTAAATGGATATGTTCTTTGAGAACATCTCGAGTGGTGCCTGCGATATCGGTTACAATGGCGGCATCGCGTCCAGCTAGAGCATTGAGTAGACTTGATTTCCCTGCATTAGGTTTACCGGCAATAACCACCTGCATACCTTCACGTAACAAGCTACCTTGCTTGGCTTGTTGTTTGACGTTTTGCATTTGGGTAATGATGTCGTTCAGATCTTTAGCTACTTTTCCGTCACTTAAAAAATCGATTTCTTCTTCTGGAAAATCGATGGCTGCTTCTACGTACATTCTTAGATGTATCACTTTTTCCACCAGCTGGTGGATATGTGCTGAAAATTCGCCTTGTAACGAACGCATAGCGCTTTTAGCCGCTTGGACTGAACTAGCATCAATTAGATCGGCTATGGCCTCAGCTTGGGCTAGGTCGAGCTTATCATTCAAAAATGCGCGTTCGCTAAACTCGCCAGGTCGAGCCATACGTATTTTGGGTATTTTGAGTATTCGCTTAATCAGCAAATCCAAAATGATTTGACCACCATGACCTTGCAGCTCTAGTACGTCTTCACCAGTAAACGAATGTGGGTTTTCGAAGAACAACGCAATACCTTGGTCCAAAGTCTGGTTGTCTTCGTCTAAGAACGCCAAGTATTCTGCTTTCCTTGGCGTTAACGTTTTACCTAGTAATGCTAAGGCAACAGTTTTCGCTAGTGGTCCAGAAACTCTAACTATGCCTACGCCGCCACGACCTGGGGCTGTGGCTTGAGCAACAATAGTGTCAGTTGGTAATTCCAAAATAGTATTGCCTGATTAATCGCGAAAGTTGTTAAATTGCAACGGTTGACCCATATCTTCGCCCCTAAGTAACGCCATCACCGCTTGCAAGTCATCACGTTTTTTGCCGGTTACACGAAGTTGATCGCCTTGAATGCTGGCTTGTACTTTCATTTTTTTATCTTTAATTAACTTCACGATTTTTTTAGCAATGGGTTGCTCAATGCCTTGTTTGAATTTGATGGTGCTACGGTGGGTTTTACCACTTCTTACCGTATCTTGAGGATCCATGGCATTAGTGTCTAAGTTACGCTTAGAACACGCATTACGCAGCATATCTGTGAGTTGTTGAATTTGAAAGTCGCCTTCAGCAGTCAGCACGACTGATTCATCTTTGAATTCAATGGAGGCTTCAACACCTCGAAAATCAAAGCGTGTACTGAGTTCACGATTAGCGTTGTCAACTGCGTTACGAACTTCGTTCATTTCAATTTCTGAAACAATGTCAAAAGAGGGCATTTATTACTCCTGTTTTAATTTTGAGTATATTGTAAACCTGTAAACTTAGACAAAAAAGCCCGCAATGGCGGGCTTTCACTTTTATTTGGTGCCAATCACTTTTTATTTAGCTTTTAATCCACGTTTTTCCATGGACGAGTAAATAATTTTAGCTTGAACCAAGGTAATAACGTTACTTATTAACCAATATAAAACTAGACCAGCTGGGAATATGAAGAAGAATAAACTCATAGCTACTGGCATCCATTGCATGATTTTCTGCTGCATTGGATCTTGAATCGTCATAGGTTGCAGTTTCTGCAATAAGTACATACTCAAGCCAGTTAATACTGGTAATACAAAATACGGGTCTTTGACTGATAAGTCAGTGATCCAAAATATAAAATCAGCGTGTCTTAATTCAACACTCTCTAGTAGAACCCAATATAGTGCTAAGAATATAGGCATTTGCAGAAGAAGAGGGAAACAGCCACCCATGGGGTTCACTTTCTCTTTCTTATACATTTCCATCATGGCTTGAGACATTTTTTGTCTGTCATCACCAAAACGTTCTTTTAGTTGTGCCATCTTAGGCGCTAAGTTACGCATTTTGGCCATAGACTCATATTGTTTCTTAGTCAGGGGATACATAGCCCCTTTAACAATAATCGTAATGATGACAATGGCTAGTCCCCAGTTAATCACAATACTTTGAATAAATTGCAGTAATGCAAACAAAGGCTGTGAAATCCACCAAAGCACACCGTAATCAACAGTAAGGTCTAAACCGCGCGCTATTTGGGCAAGTGAATCTTGGTCTTTAGGACCCATGTACAATGTACTTGTAATGGTGGTTGAATCACCTGGTGCAACATCTACAGGTGCGCCTTTAAAGCCAATTGCAGCATATCTAGACTGAACCACAGTACTGTACAACTGATTTGTGTCTTCTTGAGGTGGAACCCAAGCCGATACAAAGTAATGTTCTAGCATGCCAGCCCAACCACCAACGGTTGTTTTGTTTAGTTTTTCATCTTCCATGTCATCAAAAGAGAATTTTGAATAACGGTCGTCTTGAGTAGAGAATGCACCACCACGGTAGGTCGGCATAAACATACTACTTTCTGTGCCCTCAATAGCCTGTTTTAATTGGCCGTATTGTTGGTACTGCTTAACTTGAGAACTTCCGTTTACAACTTCGTATTCCACTTTTACATCGTGATGACCAGGGGTAAATATGAATCGTTTTGTAATTGCTACACCATCAGCAGAGGTCCACTTTAAAGGAACCACCAATTCTTTGTCTTGCATGACGAATTCTTGTTGGCTAACTACATAAGCGGGACGCCCTTTTTTGGTGTCAATCGCATCTCTGCCAACTAATCCGCTTTGTGCAATGTATAAAGTGACTGCATCAGGGCGTAATAAGCTGTATGAGTCGTCAGATCCTTGAGTAACCGGAAACTTACGAAGATTAGCGGAAATCACATCGCCACCACGGGTATCTATCAATACATCTAATGTGTCAGATATAACATGAACAACAGAATTAGATTGTGTAACTACCGGATTTACATCTTCAACTATCGTTGATTCAGGGACATCACCGTTATTGTCTGAGATAGTAGAGGGCGGTAAATCAGAACTAGGTGTGGACAAAGGTGCTTGTTCAACTATTTGAGTAGGTTGAACGGGCTGAGGACCATAGTCTTTTTGCCATTCTTGCCATAATAGAAAACTGACCAAAGCTAGGCCAATTATCAAAAAACTGCGTTGGGATTCCATATAATACTCTTTAACTACGTGTTCAATTTTGCGATTTTTTAAGACCGCATTTAGCTTTTCACAAATAGAGTAGTCTATTTGTGAACGTATTTATTACTTCTAATTTTTCACAGGGCGAAATAGTATAGGCAAATGAGGCAAATGATAAGTTCATTCGTGTTTTTTCGCCTTATTTTCTGGTACATGGTCAATACCACCCTGATGTAAGGGGTGACATTTACTAATTCTTCGAATCGTCAACCAACTTCCTACCCAAAACCCATGTTTGGAAATAGCTTCTATACCGTACTGAGAACAAGTCGGGTGAAAACGACAATTTTGCCCTAGCATAGGAGAAATCCAAAGTTGATATTGTCGTATCAACCAGACTGGGATTGCGCGCAACGGTTTGAGAGCTTTTTCCATAATTTTCCTAACAACAATGTTATTTGTTGATTCGTCATTGTGTCTAAGCCACTTTTTCCAACCACAACTATATCAGTGTTTGGAAGTTGGTGTTGATGCACGCGAAAACTTTCTCTGATAAGACGTTTAATGCGATTTCTATCGTGGGCTTTTTTGACGCGTTTTTTGGATATAGTAATACCCAGCCTAGGATGATCTAGCTGATTGAAACGGCCTAACACAGTGAGTTGAGGTGAAACTGAGGGGATAG harbors:
- a CDS encoding ATP-binding protein; the encoded protein is MDSIKQKLDQLAKALGKTNVPDTYTDYKEVRAQYERLANEDVKKMQQEAKLRRIQEIHGRSDLNPKWNFQTLIEDSDDVIEAVSIAQSFIAAHDDPIWRSSGSHMMIFYGDYGRGKSHIAGAIAHQLIDQYEISVLYRQLSSLLEMRFFSYDYNATDNVAEQFREIQKELLDVDLLILDEVCVNETMLKKNTQSWLGNLLRQRLVNNKNCILITNHNLAELENALGKYCFESIKEYDTYKVKFSGPSRRKEIIPQAPEAMNVSSGYQPNQVK
- a CDS encoding DnaT-like ssDNA-binding domain-containing protein; this translates as MNSSEQAALTQELSNDARVLYLLGLRPIADEQTGLTAPLNYKQLIALLNSKTKEFTLGRQINGLIKELVKQQLVEIEPDASLDKSFNQQRVRLPLLNIKQDDYPSLHLQWSGMTATWKPHQTAFEDLASLVGIIDKDYSQHELGEFIAYWMGRPELQFSQYQWTQKFVFQIKQRRLASGVKNVQKVGNQWVTPKAGVEADDNAKQLVAKYSKK
- the mioC gene encoding FMN-binding protein MioC, whose amino-acid sequence is MANYEIIVGTMLGASEYVADALQETLEANGHSANIHLEPNIEEIPNEGKWLICTSTHGAGELPDNIQAFAKQIKNHSLDNVQFLVVGLGDSSYDTYCYGAKTMQELLHNSGATLLSPAFHIDVLNHPIPEEAAVEWLTSYLQQN
- the mnmE gene encoding tRNA uridine-5-carboxymethylaminomethyl(34) synthesis GTPase MnmE; translated protein: MELPTDTIVAQATAPGRGGVGIVRVSGPLAKTVALALLGKTLTPRKAEYLAFLDEDNQTLDQGIALFFENPHSFTGEDVLELQGHGGQIILDLLIKRILKIPKIRMARPGEFSERAFLNDKLDLAQAEAIADLIDASSVQAAKSAMRSLQGEFSAHIHQLVEKVIHLRMYVEAAIDFPEEEIDFLSDGKVAKDLNDIITQMQNVKQQAKQGSLLREGMQVVIAGKPNAGKSSLLNALAGRDAAIVTDIAGTTRDVLKEHIHLDGMPLHIIDTAGLRESSDKVEQIGIQRAWQEIQKADRVLFMLDSCESAENDPHKIWPEFMQKLPANIGLTLVRNKVDLSGESVGFEQHGDTPVYRLSASLNQGVEALAEHLKECMGFDQSSEGQFIARRRHLDAIDRAAEHLDIGQQQLHEHIAGEILAEELRLTQQALNEITGEFSSDDLLGRIFSSFCIGK
- a CDS encoding YajQ family cyclic di-GMP-binding protein — protein: MPSFDIVSEIEMNEVRNAVDNANRELSTRFDFRGVEASIEFKDESVVLTAEGDFQIQQLTDMLRNACSKRNLDTNAMDPQDTVRSGKTHRSTIKFKQGIEQPIAKKIVKLIKDKKMKVQASIQGDQLRVTGKKRDDLQAVMALLRGEDMGQPLQFNNFRD
- the yidC gene encoding membrane protein insertase YidC, with amino-acid sequence MESQRSFLIIGLALVSFLLWQEWQKDYGPQPVQPTQIVEQAPLSTPSSDLPPSTISDNNGDVPESTIVEDVNPVVTQSNSVVHVISDTLDVLIDTRGGDVISANLRKFPVTQGSDDSYSLLRPDAVTLYIAQSGLVGRDAIDTKKGRPAYVVSQQEFVMQDKELVVPLKWTSADGVAITKRFIFTPGHHDVKVEYEVVNGSSQVKQYQQYGQLKQAIEGTESSMFMPTYRGGAFSTQDDRYSKFSFDDMEDEKLNKTTVGGWAGMLEHYFVSAWVPPQEDTNQLYSTVVQSRYAAIGFKGAPVDVAPGDSTTITSTLYMGPKDQDSLAQIARGLDLTVDYGVLWWISQPLFALLQFIQSIVINWGLAIVIITIIVKGAMYPLTKKQYESMAKMRNLAPKMAQLKERFGDDRQKMSQAMMEMYKKEKVNPMGGCFPLLLQMPIFLALYWVLLESVELRHADFIFWITDLSVKDPYFVLPVLTGLSMYLLQKLQPMTIQDPMQQKIMQWMPVAMSLFFFIFPAGLVLYWLISNVITLVQAKIIYSSMEKRGLKAK
- the yidD gene encoding membrane protein insertion efficiency factor YidD translates to MEKALKPLRAIPVWLIRQYQLWISPMLGQNCRFHPTCSQYGIEAISKHGFWVGSWLTIRRISKCHPLHQGGIDHVPENKAKKHE
- the rnpA gene encoding ribonuclease P protein component: MSENSFSRELRLLTPTHFEKVFQKAIPSVSPQLTVLGRFNQLDHPRLGITISKKRVKKAHDRNRIKRLIRESFRVHQHQLPNTDIVVVGKSGLDTMTNQQITLLLGKLWKKLSNRCAQSQSG